The Caballeronia sp. Lep1P3 genome window below encodes:
- the tldD gene encoding metalloprotease TldD, whose translation MNIIEPGIRNLVTAKDVLLTPYGLDETLITRTLAEIFTHRVDYADLYFQSTRSEAWSLEEGIVKSGSFSIDQGVGVRAVSGERTAFAYSDDLSPESIRQAALATRAIAKAGGGKHKVKPASTLTGVSGRDLYLPADPLHSLDANAKVKLLERVEQMARSRDPRIVQVMAGLAGEYDVVLVARSDGALAADVRPLVRVSVTVIAEQNGRREIGTGGGGGRFDYGYFTDDILNKYCDDAVHAALVNLEARPAPAGAMTVVLGPGWPGVLLHEAVGHGLEGDFNRKGSSAFAGMIGEQVAAKGVTVVDDGTLPNRRGSLNIDDEGNPTQCTTLIEDGILKGYIQDSLNARLMKMPVTGNARRESYAALPMPRMTNTYMLNGDKDPQEILASVKNGLYAVNFGGGQVDITNGKFVFSASEAYMIEDGKITYPVKGATLIGSGPESLKYVTMIGNDMSLDSGVGVCGKEGQSVPVGVGQPTLRIEKMTVGGTV comes from the coding sequence ATGAACATCATCGAACCCGGCATCCGCAACCTGGTCACGGCAAAGGACGTCCTGCTCACGCCGTATGGCCTCGACGAGACGCTCATCACGCGCACGCTCGCGGAAATCTTCACGCACCGCGTCGACTACGCCGACCTCTATTTCCAGTCCACGCGCAGCGAAGCGTGGAGTCTCGAAGAAGGCATCGTCAAATCGGGCAGCTTCAGCATCGATCAGGGCGTCGGCGTGCGCGCCGTCTCCGGCGAGCGCACGGCGTTCGCCTATTCCGACGATCTTTCGCCCGAATCCATCCGTCAGGCCGCGCTCGCGACGCGCGCGATCGCCAAGGCGGGCGGCGGCAAGCACAAGGTCAAGCCGGCCAGCACGCTCACGGGCGTCTCCGGGCGCGATCTGTACTTGCCCGCCGATCCGCTGCATTCGCTCGATGCGAATGCGAAGGTCAAGCTCCTCGAGCGCGTCGAGCAGATGGCGCGCAGCCGCGATCCGCGCATCGTGCAGGTGATGGCAGGTCTTGCAGGCGAATACGACGTGGTGCTCGTCGCGCGCAGCGATGGCGCGCTCGCCGCCGACGTGCGCCCGCTCGTGCGCGTTTCGGTGACGGTCATCGCCGAACAGAACGGCCGGCGCGAGATCGGCACGGGCGGCGGCGGCGGCCGCTTCGACTACGGCTATTTCACCGACGATATCCTGAACAAGTACTGCGACGACGCCGTGCACGCGGCGCTCGTCAATCTGGAAGCGCGCCCCGCTCCGGCCGGCGCGATGACCGTCGTGCTCGGACCGGGCTGGCCGGGCGTGCTGCTGCACGAGGCCGTCGGGCATGGGCTGGAAGGCGATTTCAACCGCAAGGGATCGTCGGCGTTCGCGGGGATGATCGGCGAGCAGGTCGCGGCCAAGGGCGTAACCGTCGTCGATGACGGCACGCTGCCGAATCGCCGCGGCTCGCTCAATATCGATGACGAAGGCAATCCGACGCAATGCACGACGCTGATCGAGGACGGCATCCTGAAGGGCTACATTCAGGATTCGCTCAACGCGCGTCTGATGAAGATGCCGGTGACGGGCAACGCGCGCCGCGAATCCTACGCCGCGCTGCCGATGCCGCGCATGACCAACACGTACATGCTCAACGGCGACAAGGATCCGCAGGAAATTCTGGCGTCCGTCAAGAACGGGCTGTATGCGGTGAATTTCGGCGGCGGTCAGGTGGACATCACGAACGGCAAGTTCGTGTTCTCCGCGTCCGAGGCGTACATGATCGAGGACGGCAAGATCACGTATCCGGTGAAGGGCGCGACGTTGATCGGCAGCGGGCCGGAATCGCTCAAATACGTGACGATGATCGGCAACGACATGTCGCTGGATAGCGGCGTGGGCGTGTGCGGCAAGGAAGGCCAGAGCGTGCCGGTGGGCGTCGGCCAGCCGACGTTGCGCATCGAGAAGATGACGGTGGGGGGCACGGTCTGA
- a CDS encoding carbon-nitrogen hydrolase family protein has translation MSEKPSESSESTARPFQVAALQMVSTPDRERNIAEAGALIAEAARGGAQLVLLPEYFCYMGFKETDKLAIRETPGDGPIQQFLSDTAREHRVWVIGGTLPLKSPEASRVLNTSLVFDPNGQQAARYDKIHLFSFDKGEESFLEARTIYPGSEVRTFEAPFGRVGLSVCYDLRFPEMYRKMGDCALIVVPSAFTYTTGRAHWETLLKARAIENQCYVLAAAQGGKHENGRRTWGHSMLIDPWGEVVAVREEGAGVVAGTIDPQRIASVRQSLPALRHRVID, from the coding sequence ATGAGCGAAAAACCGAGCGAAAGCAGCGAAAGCACGGCGCGGCCGTTCCAGGTCGCCGCGTTGCAGATGGTCAGCACGCCGGATCGCGAGCGCAACATCGCCGAGGCCGGCGCGCTGATCGCCGAAGCCGCCAGAGGCGGCGCGCAACTCGTGCTCCTGCCCGAATATTTCTGCTACATGGGCTTCAAGGAGACCGACAAGCTCGCGATTCGCGAAACGCCCGGCGACGGCCCGATCCAGCAGTTTCTTTCCGATACCGCGCGCGAGCATCGCGTGTGGGTGATCGGCGGGACGCTGCCGCTCAAGTCGCCGGAAGCGTCGCGCGTGCTGAATACGTCGCTCGTCTTCGATCCGAACGGCCAGCAGGCCGCGCGCTACGACAAGATTCATCTCTTCAGCTTCGACAAGGGCGAGGAATCGTTTCTCGAAGCGCGCACCATTTATCCCGGCAGCGAAGTGCGGACGTTCGAAGCGCCGTTCGGACGCGTCGGCCTTTCGGTCTGCTACGACCTGCGCTTTCCGGAGATGTATCGCAAAATGGGCGATTGCGCGCTGATCGTCGTCCCGTCCGCGTTCACGTACACGACGGGCCGCGCGCACTGGGAGACGCTGCTCAAGGCGCGCGCGATCGAAAACCAGTGCTACGTGCTCGCTGCCGCGCAAGGCGGCAAGCACGAGAACGGCCGGCGCACGTGGGGACACAGCATGCTGATCGATCCGTGGGGCGAAGTCGTCGCCGTGCGCGAGGAAGGCGCGGGCGTGGTCGCGGGCACGATCGATCCGCAACGCATCGCGTCCGTGCGCCAGAGCTTGCCGGCGCTGCGGCATCGCGTCATTGACTGA